In the genome of Phlebotomus papatasi isolate M1 chromosome 2, Ppap_2.1, whole genome shotgun sequence, one region contains:
- the LOC129804166 gene encoding acyl-CoA Delta-9 desaturase-like, which produces MTPRPNPQENALKSTAKDMSDTLPGQDEVSKPSANASSVQDLGTDFTFKHEIVWENALAFLVFHIVGFIGLIEVFTFRVSIITTMYSIALLIIGGIGLTMGAHRHFTHRTFKANTTLKRVLMILFVLNGQNSLWEWARDHRQHHKYSDTDADPHNASRGFFFSHVGWLMSKKHPKVIELGKGIDMSDLEADSWIMFQKKYFLLIYGLVSVVIPTIIPIMLWNEDPIRSFIACYVTRTTLALNFTWFVNSLAHLYGTRPYDKTILPVQSQFVSFFGLGEGWHNYHHAFPWDYRTSEYGQPYNFAATVIDYCAKKGWAYDLKSATEESIKNRVQRKGDNSHDKYGDADNFDGYQTWMDLWKSPANPSYSSKLQPEPIRITRPYVLHDTEKTE; this is translated from the exons ATGACTCCACGACCAAATCCTCAAGAAAATGCCCTTAAATCAACGGCGAAGGACATGTCTGACACACTGCCTGGACAAGATGAAGTTTCAAAGCCTAGTGCTAATGCATCAAGTGTTCAGGATCTTGGTACAGATTTCACTTTCAAGCACGAAATTGTTTGGGAAAATGCGTTGGCGTTCTTAGTCTTTCACATTGTGGGATTTATTGGTCTGATTGAGGTCTTTACTTTCCGTGTAAGCATCATAACAACAATGTACA GTATCGCACTGCTTATAATCGGTGGGATTGGGCTTACGATGGGAGCTCATAGGCACTTTACCCATCGCACCTTCAAAGCCAATACAACTTTGAAGCGTGTCCTTATGATTCTCTTTGTGCTAAACGGACAGAATTCATTATGGGAATGGGCTAGGGATCATAGACAACATCATAAGTACTCAGATACAGATGCTGATCCTCACAACGCCAGCAGAGGATTTTTCTTTTCTCACGTAGGCTGGCTTATGTCCAAGAAGCATCCTAAGGTGATCGAACTAGGCAAAGGGATCGATATGTCGGATCTCGAGGCAGATTCATGGATCATGTTTCAAAAGAA ATATTTCCTTTTAATATACGGATTAGTATCTGTGGTTATTCCTACCATTATCCCGATCATGTTATGGAATGAGGATCCCATAAGATCCTTCATCGCTTGTTACGTAACCAGAACAACGCTAGCCCTTAACTTCACGTGGTTCGTGAACAGCCTGGCCCATTTGTACGGAACACGTCCTTACGACAAAACCATCCTTCCCGTACAGAGTCAATTTGTAAGCTTCTTTGGACTTGGCGAAGGTTGGCACAACTACCACCATGCCTTCCCTTGGGATTATAGGACATCAGAATATGGGCAGCCATACAATTTTGCAGCAACAGTTATTGACTACTGTGCTAAGAAGGGATGGGCGTACGACTTGAAATCAGCCACAGAAGAATCCATCAAGAATCGTGTCCAACGAAAGGGAGACAATTCCCACGATAAGTACGGTGATGCTGACAATTTCGATGGGTATCAGACCTGGATGGACCTGTGGAAGAGTCCAGCTAATCCAAGTTATTCCTCAAAACTTCAACCCGAACCAATTAGAATTACGAGACCTTATGTGTTGCATGATACTGAAAAAACAGAATGA